One genomic window of Oncorhynchus gorbuscha isolate QuinsamMale2020 ecotype Even-year unplaced genomic scaffold, OgorEven_v1.0 Un_scaffold_1191, whole genome shotgun sequence includes the following:
- the LOC124021740 gene encoding somatostatin receptor type 5 has product MEPLDRTGWTLLSGDPNTSTPNLGYHYSYPDSGPATPSFPSPSLFPSSSSNVSSQSVPFQGSSTLMTAVISLSVFVVGLIGNTLAIYVVLRYAKMKTVTNIYILNLAVADELYILGLPFLTTQNVLSYWPFGSFLCRVLMTADSMSQFTSIFCLTVMSIDRYLAVVHPIRSTTWRRPRVAKVVSAAVWALSLVVVLPVVVFSGVQDTFNSCNISWPEPQDVWSTVFILYTATLGFFGPLLVICLCYLLIVVKVKSSGVRAGFTKRRRSERKVTRMVVIIVVVFVLCWLPFFIINIINLIIIIPESSMTAGVYFFSVILSYVNSCANPLLYGFLSDNFRQSFRKVLCVRKANGVEDGDLSAPRMEKTRETTRDDSFLSPRNHDGHNGHTPQNSQAVQLEPCGSPGEKTRPSGPTVICQSSL; this is encoded by the exons ATGGAGCCTCTGGACAGGACAGGCTGGACACTGCTCTCTGGTGACCCCAACACCTCCACTCCCAACCTGGGGTATCACTACTCCTACCCTGATTCTGGTCCTGCAACCCCGTCCTTCCCCTCCCCATCCTTGTTCCCCAGTTCCTCCTCCAACGTGTCCAGTCAGAGCGTCCCGTTCCAGGGCAGCAGTACCCTGATGACTGCGGTCATCTCCCTGAGTGTGTTCGTGGTCGGCCTGATCGGTAACACCCTGGCCATCTACGTGGTGCTACGCTACGCCAAGATGAAGACCGTCACCAACATCTATATCCTGAACCTGGCAGTCGCAGACGAACTCTACATCCTGGGACTTCCCTTCCTCACCacccag AACGTTCTCTCCTACTGGCCGTTCGGCTCCTTCCTGTGTCGCGTGCTGATGACCGCTGACTCCATGAGCCAGTTCACCTCCATCTTCTGCCTGACCGTGATGTCTATCGACCGCTACCTGGCCGTGGTCCACCCCATACGGTCTACAACATGGCGGCGACCGCGAGTGGCGAAGGTGGTGAGCGCCGCGGTGTGGGCGTTGTCGTTGGTGGTCGTCCTGCCCGTGGTCGTGTTCTCTGGCGTTCAGGACACGTTCAACTCGTGTAACATTAGCTGGCCGGAGCCGCAGGATGTCTGGTCCACCGTGTTTATCCTGTACACGGCTACGCTGGGGTTTTTCGGACCACTCCTGGTCATCTGTCTCTGCTACCTGCTCATCGTGGTTAAG GTGAAGTCTTCAGGTGTGCGGGCGGGCTTCACCAAGCGCCGGCGGTCAGAGCGCAAGGTGACCCGTATGGTGGTGATCATCGTGGTGGTCTTCGTCCTCTGCTGGCTCCCCTtcttcatcatcaacatcatcaacctcatcatcatcatcccagaGTCCTCCATGACCGCCGGCGTCTACTTCTTCTCTG TCATCCTGTCCTATGTTAACTCCTGTGCCAACCCTCTGCTCTATGGCTTCCTGTCAGACAACTTCAGACAGAGCTTCAGAAAG GTTCTGTGCGTGCGGAAGGCCAACGGCGTGGAGGATGGTGACCTCAGCGCCCCGAGGATGGAGAAAACTAGAGAGACGACGAGAGACGACTCCTTCCTGTCGCCTAGGAACCACGATGGACACAACGGACACACACCACAGAATAGCCAG